The following are encoded in a window of Pseudophaeobacter arcticus DSM 23566 genomic DNA:
- a CDS encoding DUF7146 domain-containing protein has product MSARRSIADLSADLADRAEGFCRQYFPEGRKQGNYWQVGDTSGAKGRSLAVRLQAEGGRKAGSWQDFATGEYGDLIDLLQERLGSVTLKETLREARSFLGEAPCPAESRSTRKAERPDAASSKRIARARKLFAAGKPVLGTLAATYLQGRSITRLGPALRYHPRVFLRPGEDDPDLPQRAPALLAKITDNRGQITGCARVYLDPSTGGLAEIESPKRILGQLHGHAIRFWSGTGRTDLIVAEGLENTLSVGTALPEFDLASCLTATHLGLFIPPPGITRIWIARDNDEAGCNASRRLRNQLESLEIACGDLVLAMGDFNDDLRAFGRDALRWSLLGAMKVQGLEIEDD; this is encoded by the coding sequence ATGAGCGCGCGGCGCAGTATCGCAGACCTCTCGGCCGATCTGGCAGACCGGGCCGAGGGTTTCTGCCGCCAGTATTTTCCCGAGGGGCGCAAGCAGGGCAACTATTGGCAGGTTGGCGATACCTCGGGCGCAAAGGGTCGGAGCCTCGCCGTCCGCCTCCAGGCGGAAGGTGGTCGCAAGGCCGGGTCCTGGCAAGATTTCGCGACGGGTGAATATGGCGACCTGATCGACCTGCTGCAGGAACGGCTTGGATCGGTGACGCTCAAGGAAACGCTGAGGGAGGCTCGATCCTTCCTCGGCGAAGCCCCCTGCCCTGCCGAGTCTCGTTCTACTCGAAAGGCTGAGCGCCCGGATGCAGCCTCCAGCAAACGCATCGCGCGGGCGCGGAAGCTCTTTGCCGCTGGCAAGCCGGTCCTTGGCACCTTGGCCGCCACCTATCTGCAAGGGCGCAGCATCACACGGCTTGGCCCGGCCCTCCGCTATCACCCGCGGGTCTTCCTGCGGCCGGGCGAGGACGACCCTGATCTGCCGCAAAGGGCCCCTGCCCTGCTCGCGAAGATCACCGACAATCGCGGCCAGATCACCGGATGCGCAAGGGTCTATCTCGACCCCTCCACCGGCGGTTTGGCCGAGATCGAGAGCCCGAAGCGGATCCTCGGACAGCTGCACGGCCATGCCATCCGCTTCTGGTCCGGCACCGGGCGCACTGATCTCATCGTCGCGGAAGGTCTCGAGAACACCCTCTCGGTCGGAACCGCCCTGCCAGAATTCGATCTCGCCTCCTGTCTCACCGCCACCCATCTCGGCCTCTTCATCCCGCCGCCGGGCATCACGCGCATCTGGATCGCGCGGGACAATGACGAAGCTGGATGTAACGCATCAAGGAGATTGCGTAACCAACTGGAATCTCTTGAAATTGCCTGCGGTGATCTCGTGCTGGCCATGGGGGATTTCAACGACGATCTGCGGGCATTTGGCAGAGATGCGCTGCGCTGGTCTCTGTTAGGGGCCATGAAAGTACAAGGTCTGGAGATCGAGGACGACTGA
- a CDS encoding DUF2493 domain-containing protein: MPHQTDIQEETGVTSAILDHLALHGATPGPGETDHRPLPQPDEVELAMATLFDTTIGLLNGSQLEDNLEEMLWSLTSIFHRRLAHIQKLLDDNEFEVRESLGVQDGSEVASVELERLQMIGLKLWDHRDAFEQMRDLAVDHFSAATGSPWLPRTGSRVSHRGLTSAVVDSRAYLSAKRRKETEVHCPEGTRIAFSGGDYQAYDLIWSVLDATLAKYPDMVLLHGGTPKGAEMIAARWADTRGVTQVVFKPDWKSHGKAAPFKRNDKMLETMPQGLIATPGSGITENIVDKARKLGIRIKRIGA; encoded by the coding sequence ATGCCCCATCAGACAGACATCCAAGAGGAGACCGGCGTGACCTCCGCCATCCTCGACCACCTCGCACTTCACGGCGCAACACCGGGACCCGGCGAGACCGATCACCGCCCCCTGCCCCAACCTGATGAGGTCGAGCTCGCCATGGCGACCCTCTTCGACACCACCATCGGCCTTCTCAACGGTAGCCAGTTGGAAGACAATCTCGAAGAGATGCTCTGGTCCCTGACCTCGATCTTCCATCGCCGGCTTGCCCATATCCAGAAGCTCCTGGACGACAACGAATTCGAGGTCCGGGAAAGTTTGGGCGTACAGGACGGCTCCGAGGTCGCCTCGGTCGAGCTCGAGCGCCTCCAGATGATCGGGCTCAAGCTCTGGGACCATCGTGACGCCTTCGAACAGATGCGCGATCTGGCCGTGGACCACTTCTCGGCCGCCACCGGTTCGCCTTGGCTGCCCCGCACCGGTTCACGCGTCTCGCATCGCGGCCTGACCTCCGCCGTGGTGGACAGCCGGGCCTATCTTTCGGCCAAGCGCCGCAAGGAGACAGAGGTACACTGCCCCGAAGGCACGCGGATCGCGTTCTCGGGCGGGGACTATCAGGCCTACGACCTGATCTGGTCCGTCCTCGATGCCACCCTTGCGAAATATCCCGACATGGTGCTGCTGCACGGCGGTACGCCCAAAGGTGCCGAGATGATCGCGGCCCGCTGGGCAGATACCCGTGGCGTTACCCAAGTGGTCTTCAAGCCCGACTGGAAGAGCCACGGCAAGGCCGCCCCCTTCAAGCGCAACGACAAGATGCTCGAAACCATGCCACAGGGTCTGATTGCCACGCCCGGTTCGGGCATCACCGAGAACATCGTCGACAAGGCCCGCAAGCTCGGAATCCGCATCAAGAGGATCGGGGCTTAG